From the Amycolatopsis thermoflava N1165 genome, one window contains:
- a CDS encoding TlpA family protein disulfide reductase: protein MTGVWVVLGTLVVAAVAGGLLKARNGRVRAARRAPAAGLPEPVAAALDTGASVTLVQISTTFCTPCRHTRALLGPLAERTDGLNHVELDVTNQPEVAQALGVLRTPTTIAYGSDGTELLRVGGVPKAPALLEALAPHLPARVTD, encoded by the coding sequence ATGACGGGCGTGTGGGTCGTGCTCGGCACGCTGGTGGTCGCGGCTGTCGCGGGTGGCCTGCTCAAGGCGCGCAACGGTCGCGTCCGGGCGGCTCGCCGGGCGCCCGCGGCCGGGCTGCCCGAGCCGGTCGCCGCGGCGCTCGACACCGGCGCCAGCGTCACCCTGGTGCAGATCTCCACCACGTTCTGCACCCCGTGCCGGCACACCCGCGCCCTGCTCGGCCCGCTGGCCGAGCGCACCGACGGCCTGAACCACGTCGAGCTGGACGTGACGAACCAGCCGGAGGTCGCGCAGGCGCTGGGTGTGCTGCGCACGCCCACCACGATCGCCTACGGATCCGACGGCACCGAGCTGCTGCGCGTCGGCGGCGTGCCGAAGGCTCCCGCGCTGCTCGAGGCCCTCGCGCCGCACCTCCCGGCCCGTGTGACGGATTGA